The genomic region GTGCATGGGACGCTCCCGGCTGTCGGCATCTCCCTGCTGGTAACCGCTGACAAAGCGGGCCGCGAGGCCCTGGCAGCGGCAGGCGGCGATGAACAGGACGGCCAGGTCCCGGCAGGATCCCTGCCGCAGGGCCAGGGTTTTCTCCGGAGGATGAGGAGGACCCTCGTGGCGCAACACGACCCGGAAACTCTCATAGATCCGCCCGGCGAGACCGACCAGAAACGGAAGCGTCCCCCCGCCCGCCTCACGGCACACGGCCCGGGCGAAGTCTGCGACCTCGGGAGTCCCTCCCCCGCCCTCCAGGCATCCGGAGAGTGATTTCCGCAGAGCGGGGGGATAGGATGCCGGCAGGGAGGCAACCGCTGGGTCGGCGAGAAGGAAATCGAAGGGATTGGTGCAGAGCGTCTGCGCCTCGAACCGGGTCCGGATCTCCAGGCTTTCGGTCAGTCCCTCGAACCAGGCCTGGGCCAGGGGGCTGCCCTCCGGGCCGAGCCCCTGGACCAGACCAACCGGCCGGGGCAGGAGCTCCATATCAAAATGCAATAGGCGCTGAAGGGGGTCTTCACGCGGCCGCAGGCGAACGATGTGCGGTTCGAGGAAGACCGGCCTGCTGTAAAGATAGCGGGTGACATGATGGACCCGAAAACGCATCGGAGTCCCTCAATCTCCACGGGGACAGAAATCCCGCGGGGAAATGTTGTTTTCGGCCGTGCTGAGCTTCGACATGGCCCGTTCTATCCATTCGCTGGGTAATTCCTGGATCGACAGGCGCAGGCGCTCCATCCACCAGGTGGAGATCTCCTCCAATTCCTCTTTTTCGAAGCGGTGTTCCACGATCCGAAACGTGTCTCTTAGATAGAGGACCACATCGACGGGGAAGTCGACGTCGGAAGCGCTGATGCGGGTCGAATCGAAGGCCAGCATCCCGACCGTGAGGGCGAAGTTGAGAGGGTCCTCGTGGTGCAGGGTGCGGTCGAGGACCGGCTTGCCGTACCCCGAAGCGCCGACGATCTGGTAGGGGGTTCCCCGGCCGATCTCCACCCAGTTCCCAGGGGGATAGAGCAAAAAGAGCTTGGGCTCCTGGTCTGCCGACATCTGCCCCCCGACGAGACTGTGAATATTGAATGAGAGGCCGGCCTCGGCCAGGTGTTTCTTGTCCTCCCGGGCGACTTTGCGGATCTGTTCGGCCAGGGAGTTGACGGCCTTGTAAAGCCGGTCAAAAGGCTCTTCCCGCTCGGCCAGCACCTCTTCGAAATAGACCAGCGCCTTATCGCGGGCCGAGCGCAGGCCGGAGGTCATGAGGAACATGGCGTTGTTCCCCTGTTGAAAAATCGAAATCTTCTTGGCCGTGATGGTTTCGTGCCCCGAAATGATCCGGGTATCGGCGATCCCCACCAGCCCGTCCCTCTGACGCATGCCCAGACAGAATGTCATGGCAGCTACTCCTCGATGTTGGAGTTGAAGCCTTCCGCAGCAGGCGGAAGGCCGAAAAATGTATCCTCGACGGCCGCACCGACATGGTTGAGTCGCTCCTGGGTCGCTTCGAGAAACTCGTGCAGCCCCCCGGACAGGACCTCCTCCGTTCGGGTGTAGTCGAATTCGGCCAGCAAGCGCCCCAGGGCCTGTTCCGCCCGGTTGCCGAAAGAACCGCGGGGCGAACCGGTAATTTTGTGCAGCGACGTCTCGGCCATGGCCAGGCAGAAATGGATAGCCCGGGGGAAGGTGTTGTCGAGGACCAGAAACTCGACGATGCGCTCCGGGCTGATGCGCCCGAAGCGCTGGCGGTACATTTCGAAGGCGCTGGCCGATCGCAGCAGTGCCGCCCAAAGAATGTTGTCGAGGGAGGTCCCGACGTAATCGACCGAGGGCAGCAGGACGTAATACTTGACGTCGAGGATGCGGGAGGTCTTGTCGGCACGTTCCAGCATGCGGCCCAAGCGGCCGAAGTGCCA from Desulfuromonas sp. harbors:
- a CDS encoding transglutaminase family protein — encoded protein: MRFRVHHVTRYLYSRPVFLEPHIVRLRPREDPLQRLLHFDMELLPRPVGLVQGLGPEGSPLAQAWFEGLTESLEIRTRFEAQTLCTNPFDFLLADPAVASLPASYPPALRKSLSGCLEGGGGTPEVADFARAVCREAGGGTLPFLVGLAGRIYESFRVVLRHEGPPHPPEKTLALRQGSCRDLAVLFIAACRCQGLAARFVSGYQQGDADSRERPMHAWAEVFLPGGGWRGFDPTHGMAVAEGHLALTASHEPLEASPVSGTIRGNGSEARMEYRIELAVEP
- a CDS encoding alpha-E domain-containing protein, encoding MLSRVANSIYWLNRYVERAENVARFIDANFQMILDLPLGEEEQWKPLVTTTGDEELFSRCYGEPTRENVIRFLTFDEGNPNSILSCLRAARENARSIREYLSSEMWQQVNTFYLAVKEADPAGQALDLSHAFLDQVMTDSHLFVGVTESTMSHGEGWHFGRLGRMLERADKTSRILDVKYYVLLPSVDYVGTSLDNILWAALLRSASAFEMYRQRFGRISPERIVEFLVLDNTFPRAIHFCLAMAETSLHKITGSPRGSFGNRAEQALGRLLAEFDYTRTEEVLSGGLHEFLEATQERLNHVGAAVEDTFFGLPPAAEGFNSNIEE